Genomic DNA from Chlorocebus sabaeus isolate Y175 chromosome 6, mChlSab1.0.hap1, whole genome shotgun sequence:
aaatgctcgtcatcactggccatcacagaaatgcaaatcaaaaccacaatgagataccatctcacaccagttagaatggcaatcattaaaaagtcaggaaacaacaggtgctggagaggatgtggagaaataggaacacttttacactgttggtgggattgtaaactagttcaatcattgtggaaaacagtatggcgattcctcaaggatctagaactagacgtaccatatgacccagccatcccattattgggtatatacccaaaggattataaatcatgttgctataaagacacatgcacacgtatgtttagtgcggcactattcacaatagcaaagacttggaatcaacgcaaatgtccatcagtgacagattggattaagaaaatgtggcacatatacaccatggaatactatgcagccataaaaaaggatgagttcgtgtcctttgtagggacatggatgaggctggaaaccatcattcttagcaaactatcacaagaacagaaaaacaaacaccgtatgttctcactcataggtgggaactgaacaatgagatcacttggactccggaaggggaacatcacacactggggcctatcatggggaggggggagggggaagggattgcattgggagttatacctgatgtaaatgacaagttgatgggtgctgacgagttgatgggtgcagcacagcaagatggcacaagtatacatatgtaacaaacctgtacgttatgcacatgtaccctagaacttaaagtataataataataaaaaaaaataaaatttaaaaaaaaaaggcaaaaaaaaaaaaatgttgcaaatCACATAGACAATGGTTTCatgcccagaatatataaagaacgggtacaactcaataacagaaagataaaccacccaatttatataaatgggcaaaggactcaaatagacatttcttcaaagaagatatgcaaatcatCAAGAGGCTCCTGAAAAgaaactcaacatcattagtcattaggaaaatacaaagtcaaagccacaatgagatcccACACTACACCTACAAATATGTCtaccattcttttaaaatgttaaataacaagtGAAAGCCTTATGTAGACTTTGGAatcctcacacattgctggtgagatTATAAAAAGGTGCAACCACTAGGAGTAACAGTtgtgcttttcctcaagaagctaaTCATAGAATTCTCATATGAAACAGCATCCATTCttaggtatgtacccaaagaaTTGAATCCAGGGACTCAAACAGGTACTTTCATGGTAATGTTGATTGCAGTATTActcacaaaagataaaatatgaaaacaatccaagtgttcatcaacacatgaataaacaaatgtggtcACACATACAACAGAATGTTAATCTGCCATAAAGAGAAATGAAGCTCTGACATCCGCTGTTACATTCAAGGActttggaaacattatgctaagtgaaatatgtcagaaacaaaataacatatttgtataattcatatatgtataattcaaaataacatacatgtataataatttatatgaaacatgaagaataggcaaattcatagagacagagtagAGATGATCAAAGTCTAGGTTGGAAAACACAGGGAGTTATTATTGTTTCaaagatacaaagtttcagtttaaaatgaaaaaaattttctaggaaaaatagTGGTGATGGCAACTAAACACTGTGTATGTGGTTAATTCCACTtgattgcacattttaaagtgattaaaatagcacattattcacagaactgtgaaaaatcgATTTCTATTATTTACTTCACCCAGGCTAATATAACAGTTATGGCAGCTCAAGCCCATGAATACATCATCTGACCCAGTGTTTTCAAAGAAATGTATCAGTTTTTCAATCAAGCTAGCTGGAAGCTCCTGTCCCCAGAAGAACCAGAGATCCCAAAAGAAGAGCTAAAGCAGGAGTTCAATCAGCACAGGTCCCATAGGGCAGCCTCGATGTCAGGCCCTGGATGGCATGTGAGGCTATAGTGATACAACCACAAGGTGAAAGTGTAAGTGTTTTTTACTACTTACAGACACTGGGGAGCACTCGGCACACCTGGAGACCACAGATACAGAGGTCAGTGAGtccaggcagggaggagagaagagactgGTAAGCCAGTGGCTTTCATAAGTCCAGGTGTTATCTGACAGGTTTCCAGCAGGGAGCTTTAATGGATGTGTTTAAAGCAAGCAGCAAACACTGGGACCAGGAGATAGTGCTGTGACTGACAAGTGGTCACTTTAAATGTGAGGGCAAATGTCAGAATTATCCGTTTAAAGAAAGCAGCTGGAGAGAGGGGAGCCCAGCACACCAAGCAGGAGAGATGCCTCTTAGATTTTATATCTGGCCACCAACTGGAGAAACTTGAACCAGATACAGTATTGAAAAGTGCCATGGTGAGCAAGGCCTGCCTCTGATGTGAGGCAAATaaatttacactttaaaaaatgaatgccaAGGCAGCATGACACTATGAACACTCCTGACATCCTGGGACACCAGCAGGGTGTGGTACTGAACCCTGGAGTCAGAATCCTGGGTTGTGGTCCCTTggcttgagaaaatgaaaatgacttgtCCCTGCTCCCCTGGCATTGATCCTCCCGACCTGCTGCTCCGTCTTCTGTTCCCAAGCCCATGTGCAGTGCTCAGTCCCAGACATCACTGCCCCCAGGGCATACACAGTGCCGcctactgcacacacacacaaactcacaggTGACAAACATCTGCATTTGGGACAATCTGCGATTGTGAAAGAGGGAGAACAGTGAACATAGAGCCACAGAGACTGGGACTCACGGGGCTGTAAGGTGATGGAGCTGTAACATAACATACGTGTGACCTTGTGTGAAACGTGCAGATCTTTGTAGAATAAAACAcgcagcctggcctgggacttCGGCCACCCACACTTCCCTTCCAGTCCACCAGAGGGCGGCAGAGTCCCTCCAGCCTGGAGCCTTCCCAGGGGATGCCGACCTCCCTCAGCAGAACCCAAAGAGGAGCAGGGTCCACCCTCAccaggatcacctgggcccaagTCCTCAGCGCCCTCCATGCTCCCCACAGGGACTCTGTCAGCTCCTCCCTGACCTGGCGGCCGTCAACCTAACACCACTCCCTCTGCAGGCAGCTCCTGCACCACacacctgctccttccctgggATCAGCTAGAAACACTTCTCCCAGGGCAGCGCTGGTGCAGGTGACACCACACTGGGCGCTTTCCCCTCATGAACTCTCTCCATCCTCATCAACTCTTTCTGTCACTGCTCCCTAAATGCTCGCCCTTGCTCCATGTGTCCTGTTCTCTGGGGCATCCCAGGCCAAGCCTAGCGCTGACACAGAACAGAAGTTGCCTAAGGGCCCACAGACTCCCTGGGAATCAGTCCGGCACCCTGTGACCTGTCTGTCCGCTTCACCCCGGGGGGCGAAGAGCGCGTGTGATcgtcacacacacaggcaccatcCAGGATGTGGTCACCTACCCCCAGCTATCCCTTGGGAAGACAGACCTCTCCTGTGTCCCTGTCGGGAGAAACGGGTATAATTGCTCTTTGCTCCCAGAACACAACTCACCCCCACCCGCTCTCTCAGGGGTGAGAAATGTCCAGGCTCTCTGGCGACTGTCTGTTCCTCTTGTACAGAGAGCAACTTGGCCCGGTCAAAACCCTCAGGACAGACCCCTGGGTATGTCACCACATGGAGGGCTGAGCCCATCATGACCACGGATTAAGTCAGGATGAATCTTTCCAGCTCTGAAcccctgctctgtcccaggctcccCTTCCTGCATCTCAACGAGCCATGTTCCACGGGGTTCCTGGGtaactccccacttcctcctgcacCACCATGGGGAAGGTGTGGTAATCATAGGACAATCAGCTGGACAGAAACAGAGGACACCAAAGATGGtcaggaagaaatgagaaaccCTGAGCCCCTGCTCAGCCACCAGACCCCAGGGAGCAATAAAGTGACTGAGAACTGTCCCTTTGACCATGGGACTCACAGCCCCCACTAAGCAACCAGCACAGGCCTCTCCTCCCAAGAGGCATGAGTGATTCACTCTGCGCAGCTCCAGGAAGCATAGTTTCCTCTGGGACACCCAGGTCCTGAGAAGCACTGCTGAAAAAGACAGAGGCCTCCACAATTCCCAGGGACCTGACacacagacaaaaggaaaaagagaaggagggacaaGGAGGCAGGACTGAGAGGGGAAGGGACAGAGAGGTGTCCTGGGCACAGAGCCTGCCCATGAGCCTGAGAAGTGCTCCTGCCTTGGGAAGAGGCTCAGCACAGAAGGAGGAAGGACAGCACAGCTGACAGccgtgctcagaaagtttctggaTCCCAGGCTCATCTCCACAGAGGAGAACACGCAGGCAGCACAGGCCATGGGGCCCCTCTCAGCCCCTCCCTGCACACTGCACATCACCTGGAAGGAGCTCCTGCTCACAGGTGAGGAGAGAACTTCctgggagaggacaggaggaggaagcagaatgaTTGGATGAGGTTTCCTGGAGAGGATGGGgttctaagaaataaaagaagccagcactttgggaggctgaggtgggtggatcgtgagttcaggagttgaagaccagtctggtcaacacagtgaagcccagtctctactaaaaatacaaaaaattagccaggtgtggtggtgtgctcctgtaatcctagctacttgggaggctgaggcaggaaatttgcatgaacctgggaggcagaggttgtagtgagccgagatcgcgccactgcacgccagcctgggtggcagtacaagattctgtctcaaaaaaaaaaaaaaaaaaaaaaaaagaaagaaaaaaagaaagaagaaacaaaacacaggAAAGAAGGCTCTGTTGTAGCCTGGATAGGGGAAAATACACCAGAGAGGGACAGGGGTTAAAACAGGAAAATCACATTGAACTGGAATTGGTAAGAGGTAGGAAAATCTCAAGTGTTCTGTTTTCCTGGTTAATCAGCACTGGACACCACATtttgtaaaatgataataataactattatgagatgacacttcaaatgaaaatataagcaggGCATGAAACACTGTCCTTAGCAAAATGAAACAACCCAGGCATGGAGGGCCCTGGGAACTCTCACATCTACAGAAGTCTGCAGCCTGTCCCAGGCACTGGGGTGCAACCAAGATCACAAAAGTCACTGTCCTCATGCAGCTCACGCTGTCATTGGCAGGAAGACAGACAAGCAAAGAGATCTAGAATGTGAGGTCAGGTGTTGACAAGGGCTCCGGAGGAAGCAgagcagggaaaggtcagaaagggAAGGCCCAGAGTCTCTGATGGAGGTATCAGGAAAGAAGTCTAAGGATGTCCTGATGTGAGCAGGACCTGAGGGTGTTGTGGAGGGAGCCATGAAGATCCCTGGGGAAGAGGATTCCAGACAAAAATGCCAAAGTCAGAAGGGTTGAAGGAATGGGGGTCGTGCCGCAGACCTTGAGCCAGTAGGACAGtaggacacaaacacacaatcacacacacacaaaaaaggggtgtgtgtgtgtgtgtgtgtttgtgtctgtgtgtgtcttcaaGGCTGATGATTGAAGAGATCATCTCAGGACACAGGGCCCCATCTTTTCACCCCAATACATAGATCTCAATATTGACTGTTGCTCTCTCCACCTCCTAGCATCACTTTTAATCTTCTGGAACTCGCCAACCACTGCCCAAGTCAGGATTGAAGCTCAGCCAACCAAAGTTTCTGAGGGGAAGGATATTCTTCTACTTGTCCACAATTTGCCCCAGAATGTTGCTGGCTACATCTGGTACAAAGGGCAAATAATGGACCTCCAGCATTACATTACAGCATATACAATAGACACTGAAACAATTATATTTGGGCCCGCATACAGTGGATGAGAAACAGTATATTCCAATGCATCCCTGCTGATCCAGAGTGTCAACCAGAAGGATGCAGGATCCTACACTGTAGAAATCATCATAAAGCGAGGTGATGGGACTGAAGGAGTAACTGGACATTTCACCTTATACCGTGAGTGATTCCACATGATCCCTGGGTGTTGGAGGGCGAGGGTCACTTCTACTTTGCACACACAGGATGGTCAGGCCTAGACTGGGCCTGCGTCCCTCTCTGCATTATGTCCTATGTTGGGGTTTCAGCATTTAGTgcaggacacacacagaggagacaaacttCAACAGATCAGAATTCCTTTTCTGCCTCCAGACCCTGCAGGCACTTGCTGCATAGGAAGGACAGTCTGATGGGAGAGGTGCTCAGCAGGAAGAGATCGGCCTCAGCCAAGCACCTCATGTCTTCTTCATAAAGTTGACCCTGAGAAAGATCCTGGAGAACTGAGTAGGGCTTTGCCTAAGAGGCCCCCAGAGATACTCTCAGAGAAGCTCAGCCCAGGAAGCCTCAAGCCCAGATCCTGTCCCTAAATCCTTACTCCAGATAAAGCTGAGGAGCCTGTGCCAGGGCTGGGTTGTGGCAGGGCTTACTGGGACTGGGGATTCACCAGCGATCTGAGGACTGTGTCTCCTGGAGCTGCTCACCAGCCAGGGCTCAGCCCTCAGAGCCTCATCTGGGCAAGGACAGAGCTTTCTTCACCTGAGACTCAGAGTGGAGAGGACAGAAAGACGAGCTTTGTAGGCCATCAACCAACTGCCTTGTGAGTCTTAGGACACTCCATAGAAAGTCTCATGTCCccaaaagcagaaacagaagagagaaaatgtaccTGGCAGCAGCTTGTCCACAGGGATCTGACCTAAaggtgctcactcatgggagtgaataataataaatgctgtttgTGTGAACACCTCCACTGTGCCAAGCATTAGGTCAGGTGACTGTGAAGAATTTACAATGTATTCACAGATAGCTGAAAAGCCACAGTCCATTTGCCATTTCGCTTTTATGACTGAGAGAAAAGTGAGGCACAGGAAGGCACAGTCACTGAACCAgagtcacacaaacacaaaaggcaGATCAGGGTCACATGAGGTCTGTCTGCAGCCACAGGCCCATCCTCTCCTCCACCAGAAGTGAGGAATCATTGGGTTCCAAGGACCCCATAGTCATTTATTGGCTCAAATCCTCTCTTCTTAGGTATCCAAACCTCAGAGGAGGAAGAGCAAACGGTCAGCTGATCAGTCTGTTCCCCAAAACTAAATCACCTGCCTCAACTGTCAGAGTCAGTGCAAAAAATGTCCAGGCCTCCCCCTCAGATCTTCAGCCCTATCACTGAACCTGAaattgtttcccaaagtgttcATGTCACTGGCATGACAAGATAAAGGAGAGGAGCTTGTGTTCTTTCCCCACTCACGCCCTGCACCAGCTCAAGTCCAGTGAGAGACACACACTCAGGTGCTCTCACATAACAAATGAAGgaattgaatgaagaaatgaatgatccATAACCTCTTTAGAGACTGGATCTCAGATATAGAATCCTAGGAGGTTCTAGCCACACCTGTCCCTTCTCCTTCAGAGGCTGATGCCCATGTTTCATCCCCCGACAACCTCTTGCCGTTGAAGACACCCCACCTCATGTAACTCTGAAGCTCCTTGGGCACTGGAGGGTTTTCAGGGCTCCCTGGTCCTGGACTATGGAAATGGGGACACCTAGTCCTGGGGGTCTCTGAAGTTACTGTAGGCCCCACTGTTCACTGCCatgctgtctctgcctctctctgcttctctgtgtccctcATCTTCCTCCCACTTCATTCTAACTGGCAAGCCCTGTCCTGCACAGCTTCTTCCTCCACCCCTAGGCCTTCCCCAGACACTCCCTCTAATTAGGCTGACTGTTCTATTCCCTTCCTGCTAACACTGTGGAATGGCCCACATCCCAGGAAATGGGAAAGGCACAGAAATCACCCGGAGTTGCCACTACTGCCAGGCTTCATCTTGAGCCAGTGTCCCCAGGTCACTAAAAGAATAAGCTTCCACTGTATCCCCATCCAGAGCTCTTTCCCTTTGTGAGGCTGTTCTGTGGACAAGACCATGGAACATGGATAGACAACTCCTCCATCCACTCTTATAATTCCCAGACAAGTTTTTCTGGCCTCCTgcacaaacaaaaccaatttatCCAGATGGTGATTTGCAGCAAATGAAGATTTTAATGACTCCAAGTCTGCCAAACAGGAGGACAGaggtttattattactcaaatcagcctccctagtggatcAGGGGTTAGagattttcaaggatagtttcgGGGGCACAGGAGTAAAAAATGGGTACTGCGGATTGTTTGAGGGTGGAATCATGCGGGCGGAGGGAAATGATCTGTTTGTGCTTGAATCTGACTCTAGGTGGGGACCACGTACCTGGCTGAGTCATTAGTCATGGGTATGGATGAGGTCAGTGGGTTGCCAGAATGCAAAGAGTgagaaacatctcaaaagaccaatctcaggttctacaatagtgatgttatctcgAGCAGCAATTAGTTACAAATTTTGTAAACTCTAGCCAAATGACATTTAAGCAGTAAGAGATTATAGAAATTgtgcctacattttagcagaattcagttcccTCCTATAATCTTACTCTCATGGTCTTTCACCAGTTTTACAAAGGCAATCCCTGGGCAAAGTAAGGGTATTAGTTTTATGGAGGAAATATTATTCTTCCTTCAAAATTAAACCacaaactaaattcctcccatggttagCCTGGCCTATGGCCAGGAATGAGTGAGGACAGCCAGCCTGAGACTAGATGCCAGATGGAGTCAGCCATACCTGTTTGCTGTCACTGTTGTAATCTTTGCACTGACTCACCAGGGTGTCAGAGGCTGGACAGGCCTGCTGTTTCCCAAACCCATGGGCTGATTTCACCCATTTCATTCGTGACTCCATCCTCAACCTTCTATGGAGCTCACATTTTCCAGTCACTTCCTAGAGACTTCTGGTTTCTTGTCAGGCATATAACAAGTTTCAAATTTGTCACTCGCTTCTAAGAGTAAGTATAAAGCTGAACAAACTCAAAAGTCAACAACTCGTTAAAATCCCTCAGAGATGGCCAGtcacagtgggtcacgcctgtaatcccagcactttgggggaccgaggtgggtggatcacgatgtccggagatcacgaccatcctggctaacatggtgaaaccccgtgtgtattaaaaatacaaaaaaattagcctggtgtttccgggcacctgtagttccagctcctctggaggctgaggcaggagaatggcatgagagGACACAGGACAATCTTCTCTCTGTTATCTGCACAGTGGAGACTCCCAAGCCCTACATCTCCAGCAGCAACTTAAACCCCAGGGAGGCCGCGGAGACTGTGATCTTATCCTGTGATCCTGACACTCAGGACGGAAGATACTGGTGGTGGATAAATGGACAGAGCCTCCGTAACAGTCGCACGTTGCAGCTGTCCAAGAACAACAGGATCCTCATTCTATTTGTTGTCACAAAGGATACTACAGGACCCTATGAATGTGAAATGAAGAACCCAGTGAGTTCCAGCCGCAGTGACCCAGTCACCCTGAATCTCCTCTGTGAGTATATTCTGTTCCTCTGTGAGCCAGGCTGCCATCCCAAATACACGTGGCCTGAGGCCAAGCCTCTCAGTCCCTCTCAGGTGCAAGTACAGAGACTTTTACCCCTGGACATCAAAGCTGGCCATGATGACGAAGAGTAGGCTTATACTTGATCAACAGTGGGAGAGAAGAGGCTGCTCCTGTCATGGGAGAATCAGGTTCCACAGCTTATGATGGGAAAAACAGGTGAGTGTCTCAGGCTCCAGATCAGTGAACACAGCAGGGATTTGGCTGGGACTTTAATGTTGTGACTTAGCTCACAGGGTCACTGTGGCCCTTCCTCTTTGCTCCAGATGGCCTGCATGCCCCCACCATTTCTTCTGCATACACCTATTACCATCCAGGGGAAGTCCCCAAGCTCTCTTGTCTCACAGACTCTCACCCACTGGCAGAGCATTCTTGGCTGATTGATGGGAAGTTCCAGCAATCAGCAAAAGTATTCTTTATGCCCCAAATCACTAAAACATATAGAGGGTGCTATATCTGGTTCATCCATAACTCAGCCACTGGTGGAACAAATCTCATAATCAAGAGGATCATAGTCCCTGGTAAGTGGATCCCTGGAGCATTGGCAATATGTTTTCCAGTGAAGCCTATCTGGCTATCAGGGAAGAGCCGTGTGTCCTCTgcaaagggagagggaaaatCAAAATCCCAGTACAGGGAATATGTTTCTGCTTCAAAACCACCAGCTTTTGCCTGTAACCTTCACTCATTCTAGATCATTCTTTAGAGTAtgcactaacaatgaacaatatgAATGGAACTTCAGAAAGAAtgtacattctattcatcagcacatgaaactTTCTTCAAGATAGGCCATAgaataggccacaaaacaagtctcaaaaaatttaagaaaattgaaattatatgaagtaatctctcagacaacagtagaattaaactggaaatcaactccaaaaggaaccttcaaaaccatgcaaacacatggaaattaaataacttgctcctgaatgatcactgggtcaaatgtgAAATCAAGACggaaatttaaaaactctttgaactgaacaat
This window encodes:
- the LOC103247836 gene encoding pregnancy-specific beta-1-glycoprotein 2-like; the encoded protein is MLALAPCVLFSGASQAKPSADTEQKLPKGPQTPWESVRHPVTCLSASPRGAKSALISTEENTQAAQAMGPLSAPPCTLHITWKELLLTVYSNASLLIQSVNQKDAGSYTVEIIIKRGDGTEGVTGHFTLYLETPKPYISSSNLNPREAAETVILSCDPDTQDGRYWWWINGQSLRNSRTLQLSKNNRILILFVVTKDTTGPYECEMKNPVSSSRSDPVTLNLLYGLHAPTISSAYTYYHPGEVPKLSCLTDSHPLAEHSWLIDGKFQQSAKVFFMPQITKTYRGCYIWFIHNSATGGTNLIIKRIIVPAFKIIQLPSAKPFTEAMQASRFQEGFQQGALMDVFKSTRGRQSPSSLEPSQGMPTSLSRTCSQAGSTLTRVTSAQVLNVLHAPHTDSVSSSLTWWPPT